In one Pseudomonas tensinigenes genomic region, the following are encoded:
- a CDS encoding metal ABC transporter ATPase, whose translation MPRTLIRKNPSNFKTLPLFVEATPEGLTYQSVGMPLNFTQTLQRRKPVSVADAERFSLELANLGVSVRLTLHWQNRDYWVLVRQRRQDRGDVVLKLISGYVPAHELNIPLHTAIQEIAEECLLETPEGWLGGRFNDTWLPAPYSAALHYREALPFRLTPLSGSARPIRCANLQLLERPRAYVHLPTASLQLIYDLRLDVPKEAKSLSLFHVDERLEGDQLVARLDRKRPDLYLMPLKDGAPLAELYTLKRDKLVPASTRGLYLAESFATQTGWVVREERIRWKDWLVQQGLQPAKAPRQGLKQLSIKALRLVGLGKKTAK comes from the coding sequence ATGCCGCGCACGCTCATCCGAAAGAACCCGAGCAACTTCAAGACCCTGCCGCTGTTCGTCGAAGCAACCCCCGAAGGCCTGACCTATCAGAGCGTCGGCATGCCGCTGAACTTCACGCAGACCTTGCAGCGGCGCAAACCGGTGAGCGTGGCCGATGCCGAGCGCTTCTCGCTGGAACTGGCCAACCTCGGCGTTTCGGTACGCCTGACCCTGCATTGGCAGAATCGCGATTATTGGGTACTGGTGCGCCAGCGCCGACAGGATCGCGGCGACGTCGTGCTCAAATTGATTTCCGGTTACGTGCCGGCGCATGAGCTGAATATTCCGCTGCACACGGCCATTCAGGAAATTGCCGAAGAGTGTTTGCTCGAGACGCCAGAAGGCTGGCTCGGCGGACGCTTCAACGACACCTGGCTGCCGGCGCCCTACTCGGCGGCGCTGCATTATCGCGAGGCTCTGCCGTTCCGCCTGACCCCGTTGTCCGGCTCGGCGCGACCGATCCGTTGCGCCAATCTGCAATTGCTCGAACGACCACGGGCCTATGTGCACCTGCCGACCGCGTCCCTGCAATTGATCTACGATTTGCGCCTGGATGTGCCCAAGGAAGCCAAGTCCCTGAGTCTGTTCCACGTCGACGAGCGTCTGGAGGGTGATCAACTGGTAGCCCGACTCGACCGCAAACGCCCCGACCTGTACTTGATGCCACTCAAGGACGGCGCACCACTGGCCGAGCTGTACACGCTCAAGCGCGACAAACTCGTCCCCGCCAGCACCCGAGGTCTGTACCTCGCGGAAAGCTTTGCGACACAAACTGGCTGGGTCGTGCGCGAGGAGCGGATTCGCTGGAAGGACTGGCTGGTGCAACAGGGCCTGCAACCAGCAAAAGCCCCACGCCAAGGGCTCAAGCAATTGAGTATCAAGGCGCTGCGACTGGTCGGCCTGGGCAAAAAAACCGCCAAATAG